The bacterium genome includes a region encoding these proteins:
- a CDS encoding NAD-dependent epimerase/dehydratase family protein: MSMGSTSTSPPATCRYMTRALVLGGAGFIGAAACKELMRRGVETIAAGRKERPYGTFTSYIAFDRTDEEQLRRALATVEPDVLLDLACYQPGEVEAVARIFRGDRYVFVSTTVYPDLDGRPAREDDFVPLEGEPPDVLDCLDGKRWCETVLARTRDLPWTVVRPPAVIGPADHTLRIAAYMQRVADGGPLLVPAESYERPANLSWVKDIGFACALACDLRKDTARRAYNAAFEGVSLRDLIEGMARAMGVPARIHPMPFAELPEGASPYGPDPRRPGGCVLDRARAELGFEPSALEDALAETLAWYRVAHPTHPGYANRASELAVAGAS; the protein is encoded by the coding sequence GTGTCGATGGGCTCGACATCGACTTCGCCGCCCGCGACCTGTAGGTACATGACTCGCGCCCTCGTCCTGGGCGGGGCGGGTTTCATCGGGGCCGCCGCGTGCAAGGAGCTGATGCGGCGTGGGGTGGAGACGATCGCCGCGGGACGGAAGGAGCGACCCTACGGCACCTTCACCAGCTACATCGCCTTCGACCGGACCGACGAAGAGCAGCTTCGGCGCGCCCTGGCGACGGTCGAACCCGATGTGCTGCTCGACCTCGCCTGCTACCAGCCAGGCGAGGTGGAGGCGGTCGCCCGCATCTTCAGGGGCGACCGGTACGTGTTCGTCTCGACCACCGTGTACCCGGATCTTGACGGCCGGCCGGCGCGTGAGGACGACTTCGTGCCGCTCGAGGGCGAGCCTCCGGACGTCCTGGATTGCCTCGACGGCAAGCGGTGGTGCGAAACGGTCCTGGCTCGCACTCGGGATCTCCCGTGGACTGTGGTCCGGCCGCCGGCGGTCATTGGACCCGCCGACCACACGCTCCGGATCGCGGCCTATATGCAGCGCGTCGCGGACGGCGGTCCGCTGCTGGTCCCGGCCGAGTCTTACGAGCGGCCGGCCAACCTGTCCTGGGTCAAGGACATCGGCTTCGCTTGCGCGCTGGCGTGTGACCTGCGCAAGGACACGGCGCGCAGGGCCTACAACGCCGCCTTCGAAGGGGTGAGCTTGCGCGACCTCATCGAAGGCATGGCGCGCGCCATGGGCGTGCCGGCCCGCATCCATCCGATGCCGTTCGCTGAGTTGCCCGAGGGGGCGAGCCCGTACGGTCCCGATCCGCGCCGCCCCGGCGGCTGCGTGCTGGATCGGGCGCGGGCCGAGCTGGGCTTCGAACCGTCGGCCTTGGAGGACGCCCTCGCCGAGACGCTGGCGTGGTACCGGGTCGCGCACCCTACGCATCCCGGCTACGCGAACCGAGCGAGCGAGCTGGCCGTTGCCGGCGCGAGCTGA